One genomic region from Camelus bactrianus isolate YW-2024 breed Bactrian camel chromosome 3, ASM4877302v1, whole genome shotgun sequence encodes:
- the TRIM7 gene encoding E3 ubiquitin-protein ligase TRIM7 isoform X2: MHPSHFSNEETAALGGSRKQMAAEREKVGAEFQALRAFLVEQEGRLLGRLEELSREVTQKQNENLAQLGSEIAQLSKLSSQIQETTCKPDLDFLQEFKTTLSRCSNVPAPKPTTVSSEMKNKVWNVSLKTFVLKGLLKKFKEDLRGELEKEEKVELTLDPDTANPRLILSLDLKSVRLGQRAQDLPSHPRRFDTNTRVLASCGFSSGRHHWEVEVGSKDGWAFGVARESVRRKGLTPFTPEEGVWALQLNSGQYWAVTSPERTPLSCGHLSRVRVALDLEVGAVSFYAAEDMRHIYTFRVNFQERVFPLFSVCSTGTYLRIWP; the protein is encoded by the exons ATGCATCCCTCCCacttttcaaatgaggaaactgcagcCTTGGGTGGGTCCAGG AAGCAGATGGCAGCCGagcgagagaaggtgggggcgGAGTTCCAGGCTCTGCGGGCCTTCCTGGTGGAGCAGGAGGGCCGGCTCCTGGGCCGCCTGGAGGAGCTGTCCCGGGAGGTGACGCAGAAGCAGAATGAGAACCTGGCCCAGCTCGGGAGCGAGATCGCCCAGCTCTCCAAGCTCAGCAGCCAGATCCAGGAGACAACTTGCAAGCCCGACCTTGACTTTCTCCAG GAATTCAAAACCACACTAAGCAG ATGCAGCAATGTGCCTGCCCCCAAGCCAACCACAGTCTCTTCGGAGATGAAGAATAAAGTCTGGAATGTTTCCCTCAAGACCTTTGTCTTAAAGGGGCTGCTCAAGAAGTTCAAAG AAGATCTCCGGGGAGAgctggagaaagaggaaaaag TGGAGCTGACCTTGGACCCGGACACGGCCAACCCCCGGCTCATCCTCTCTCTGGATCTTAAGAGCGTGCGTCTTGGACAGCGGGCCCAGGACCTGCCTAGCCACCCGCGCCGCTTTGACACCAACACTCGGGTCCTGGCGTCGTGTGGCTTCTCGTCCGGGCGGCACCACTGGGAGGTGGAAGTGGGCTCCAAGGATGGCTGGGCCTTCGGGGTGGCCCGGGAGAGCGTGCGCCGCAAGGGCCTCACGCCCTTCACCCCCGAGGAGGGCGTCTGGGCGCTGCAGCTCAACAGCGGGCAGTACTGGGCGGTGACCAGCCCCGAGCGGACGCCCCTCAGCTGTGGGCACCTGTCCCGCGTGCGGGTGGCCCTGGACCTGGAGGTGGGGGCCGTGTCCTTCTACGCCGCAGAGGACATGCGTCACATCTACACCTTCCGCGTCAACTTCCAAGAGCGCGTGTTTCCCCTTTTCTCTGTCTGCTCCACAGGCACCTACTTGCGAATCTGGCCTTGA
- the TRIM7 gene encoding E3 ubiquitin-protein ligase TRIM7 isoform X1: protein MAAVGPRTGPGAGAEALALAAELQGEATCSICLELFREPVSVECGHSFCRACIARCWERPGVGVTSASRTLPFSLPCPQCREPARPGQLRPNRQLAAVATLLRRFSLPAAAPGERGAPEAVAAGCAQHGEPLKLYCQDDGRAICVVCDRAREHRAHAVLPLDEAVQEAKELLESRLKVLKKDLDDYEVFRSTEEKESKELLKQMAAEREKVGAEFQALRAFLVEQEGRLLGRLEELSREVTQKQNENLAQLGSEIAQLSKLSSQIQETTCKPDLDFLQEFKTTLSRCSNVPAPKPTTVSSEMKNKVWNVSLKTFVLKGLLKKFKEDLRGELEKEEKVELTLDPDTANPRLILSLDLKSVRLGQRAQDLPSHPRRFDTNTRVLASCGFSSGRHHWEVEVGSKDGWAFGVARESVRRKGLTPFTPEEGVWALQLNSGQYWAVTSPERTPLSCGHLSRVRVALDLEVGAVSFYAAEDMRHIYTFRVNFQERVFPLFSVCSTGTYLRIWP from the exons ATGGCGGCGGTGGGTCCGCGGACCGGCCCAGGCGCTGGGGCCGAGGCGCTGGCGCTGGCGGCAGAGCTGCAGGGCGAGGCGACCTGCTCCATCTGCCTGGAGCTCTTCCGCGAGCCGGTGTCCGTCGAGTGCGGTCACAGCTTCTGCCGCGCCTGCATCGCGCGATGCTGGGAGCGCCCTGGCGTGGGGGTCACCTCCGCGTCCCGCACGCTGCCCTTCTCGCTGCCCTGCCCGCAGTGTCGCGAGCCCGCGCGCCCGGGCCAGCTGCGGCCCAACCGGCAGCTGGCCGCGGTGGCCACACTGCTGCGGCGCTTCAGCCTGCCAGCGGCCGCGCCCGGGGAGCGCGGGGCTCCGGAGGCGGTGGCGGCCGGGTGCGCGCAGCACGGCGAACCGCTCAAGCTCTACTGCCAGGACGACGGCCGTGCCATTTGCGTGGTGTGCGACCGCGCCCGCGAGCACCGCGCGCACGCCGTGTTGCCGCTCGACGAGGCCGTGCAGGAGGCCAAG GAACTCCTGGAGTCCAGGCTGAAGGTCTTGAAGAAGGATCTGGATGACTATGAGGTGTTTCGTTCCACCGAAGAGAAGGAGAGCAAGGAGCTCCTG AAGCAGATGGCAGCCGagcgagagaaggtgggggcgGAGTTCCAGGCTCTGCGGGCCTTCCTGGTGGAGCAGGAGGGCCGGCTCCTGGGCCGCCTGGAGGAGCTGTCCCGGGAGGTGACGCAGAAGCAGAATGAGAACCTGGCCCAGCTCGGGAGCGAGATCGCCCAGCTCTCCAAGCTCAGCAGCCAGATCCAGGAGACAACTTGCAAGCCCGACCTTGACTTTCTCCAG GAATTCAAAACCACACTAAGCAG ATGCAGCAATGTGCCTGCCCCCAAGCCAACCACAGTCTCTTCGGAGATGAAGAATAAAGTCTGGAATGTTTCCCTCAAGACCTTTGTCTTAAAGGGGCTGCTCAAGAAGTTCAAAG AAGATCTCCGGGGAGAgctggagaaagaggaaaaag TGGAGCTGACCTTGGACCCGGACACGGCCAACCCCCGGCTCATCCTCTCTCTGGATCTTAAGAGCGTGCGTCTTGGACAGCGGGCCCAGGACCTGCCTAGCCACCCGCGCCGCTTTGACACCAACACTCGGGTCCTGGCGTCGTGTGGCTTCTCGTCCGGGCGGCACCACTGGGAGGTGGAAGTGGGCTCCAAGGATGGCTGGGCCTTCGGGGTGGCCCGGGAGAGCGTGCGCCGCAAGGGCCTCACGCCCTTCACCCCCGAGGAGGGCGTCTGGGCGCTGCAGCTCAACAGCGGGCAGTACTGGGCGGTGACCAGCCCCGAGCGGACGCCCCTCAGCTGTGGGCACCTGTCCCGCGTGCGGGTGGCCCTGGACCTGGAGGTGGGGGCCGTGTCCTTCTACGCCGCAGAGGACATGCGTCACATCTACACCTTCCGCGTCAACTTCCAAGAGCGCGTGTTTCCCCTTTTCTCTGTCTGCTCCACAGGCACCTACTTGCGAATCTGGCCTTGA